The DNA window tatttaactaataataaatataataatatagttattatcatttgtaattaataatttattaaaaaatttatattattattattttttataaataaaaatagtaataagtaggagtatatttgtagtttggtgtttaaatcaatagtataaaatttaaaatcttgatatttttcaaacataggaaagtaaagttattaggaatcatattcccaTGATCCATTTTTCTAAGAATCATTTTTcttgtcaactttactttcacgtcaaccaaacatggcctaggGTATTCTTTGGCATCCAACCATATCAATAACCAATGAAATTTAAGTATTGTCACttcatttgttatttttttgttgatgtttTATGTTTGATAATAATGCATAGAAACTAGTTTTATTCTCAATAAGGGAAATATCAAATACTATCCATGAAGAAAAATACGATCATTCCCTATTTCTGAGTTCATACAAAAGGCTAAGTGCagcttaattttttattaaatcattCAATAAGTTAAGATTCAAGTTGTcataagtaaataaaaaactatTACTCCATTAATTTTCTAAATAAGATTAtgcttgtttttatttttttaatgtcccaaatatacaatttatttgtgtataaaataacttttttttaactcATTTACTAATATACTCTCATTTGACTCTTTGATGAACTCTTTGTTATTgattatcaaaataaatactatattAGAAAGtttattgaaaattttgtttCTACTATATACCAATAGTGACTGTAATTCTCTATAATTGTGGTCGGCTAAACATATCATGTAATAGTGTGGTCCGGATTAATTTTTTGctcaattaatatatatatatatatatatatatatatatatagggtcatgatctatggcaaacacctcttaaccatacaactagagaacaaataatagccacaagatcaaaaaaatcaagggctagtattaataaatgtaattttttaatttaaggagaaattagttccctcaatcataaatttactccataataataaggcgggggtataattgtCATTGCAGCCAAATCCTGCGTCGCCACCATCGTCAAACAGCTCAAACCTTCCCCCACCTCCACAAACAAGCtcaccgcctccaccaccaaaTCTGCCCCCGCGAAATGCACCGTCACCGGCGGCGAATCAATCCCCTGCCCGCTCGAAACTCGGTAGCATAAACCAAAAGTCCCCTGCGGATCGGTAGCCTTCTTCCCGTCGATCGCCTTCGCTAGCGCCGAAACCACCCCCTCGTAGATCTCCTGCGGCACGAACGAAAAGAAATTGCCATTGCAATTTTGAGCTGGTGTTTAATAACTGCTCAAACTCAGAATGATGGATTGAGCAAATAGTGATGCATTTCGGTTAATAACTATGTTGATAGAATCATCTTCAAAAATCAATTGCTTATGTTTTGCATTTCGGTTTATCAATGAATCCACATCTCGATTGAAATGTCTCAACTAGTAACGATGAATATAGTCACATATTATCAATTTTGCTATATTTGATAAGGAGCTCACTAATTATCTTATAACGATGAATTTCTTCTTATGGTCGTGATGAAAtaaccttgctcatgagcctgcaggacgagttggaagcggcacggagggagaccggcggcggcggtggtggcggcagcgatggtggcgacagcgacggaggcggcgacgacggagacgaggagtgaattggcactccttttttattattgtattttttttaaaaattaatatatttttttaaattattgtacttttttaaaatttaatattattattaaacttttcccgtatatgtctcgtaaattaaatttcatatattgtgtgattgttaattatttcattttgtatatatttgttaatagtgatgtggatattatgtggctaggctatgactgggctattgttgggctatttgcttgttttgatgatgtggcaggaggatttttagtactGATAATGTGGCAGTGACTAGGTTATGACTGAGCTATtactgggctattcctattgtggatagTCTAAATATAGCTTTCCACTATAGTATGCAATTCGCGCCAACATCCAATAAAAACATAGTGGCATCTCTGTAAATTAATCCAATTACCATGGCCAAAGAGGTAATCACCCAAATATTGGTGAGCTGTCTTCGCTAATAATGATGATGCATGCAATCATTAGCACATTCATACACCATCATGAGATCATGGCCATTGGTACCCATACATCCATCCATAGGCATAAGCTAGGAAGAGGATTTTACTTCGTTTAGAGAGAGAAtggaaaagagagagaaaaaatccaatccaatccaatcaaATGGGATTTTGACGTCCGCAATAAAACCCATCCAAACTCGGCTCACCTCCGTCTGTTCAAATCAACTGTCTGCTTCTCTCTCTAGTTCGCTGAAAGATTTGGGGACGACTTTTTTCGATACACACACTGTAGAAACTGGAAACGCACAAGTTGTGTGCTCTTGACTTTGGGGGTTTCGTTTGAAGGAGGAAGCTGAATTTATCCATATTGATGCTCGAAAGAGCTGCAAAGGGAACATATTGTGTGGTTTTAGCTTCAATTACGAGGATTTAACGGATTGCGAGCTGGAATCATTGCTTATGTGAGTGCGTAAACTGTAAGCTTGTGTAATTCGCATTCGTGTCAGTAATCGAGTTTTTTTACGGTGTGTGTGAGTGCCTTGCGCTCTGTCGTGGTGTGTGTCGTGTTTGGAGTTTTGAACCCTAGGTAATATCGCTTCATTTTTGGCTTTAGATCGAGTGTTGTTTGTCTTTTTCTATGGAAGTTAGGGCTCGATCGATTTTTTGCTGTCAATTCGTTTATTGTACGCTAAATTTTGTTAATTTCTGAGATTGTAGTTTTCTACTCTTAGTAATTTGTTTGTTGatgcatttaatttaattatccttttctcttaagtaagtatatatacttatcTTTACACTTGTCATTTTTGTCtctaaaaaattgtttgataGGATTTTGCTTATACTTCCCGATTTTGGCATTGCTCTCTTTGTTTATTTGCAGTAGAAGGATCTGATTCGACTTTTCATGTGCAGGGATTGACCAAAAGACAGCAATTTGGATAAAAGAGGAGCCAGAAGTTAGGATGCTCACCAGTAAAGCACGCTTCTTTGGTTTCGATGATTTTGATTATCGACGTGGATTTTGCATAGTATACTCCCAGAACCTCATTTGCGAGGCCTATCCTGTTGCTGTTGCTCGAAAAGAACATCCAAGAGCTTCTTCTAATGATTGGTTGTGTGTTTAAACTGTGGTCAAAATGTACCATATCTTCACTAGGTTGTAATTTTGTTTGCATTGATGGAAGTTCAGTTTCTGGATTAATTGATGTGATTTAGGGGTAGGAGTACTAAGGCTATTGTAGAATAGACTGTGCTGGTTTCTGTAAACATGGTGCCACAAGGGCCTCCCCCTCCGCATGGTGGAGCGCAGCCGGTTCCGCCGTCATTGTTAAGATCAAATTCCTCGTTGTTGGGTGGGCAAGGAGGTGGGATGCCCTCCCAGAATGCATTTCCTTCTCTAGTGTCTCCGCGCAATCAGTTCAACAACATGAATATGCTCGGGAATGTTCCCAACGTTTCGTCTCTGCTTCATCAGTCATTTGGAAATGGAGGCTCAAGTTCTGGTTTATCTGGTCCAGGTAGCTTTCAACAGGAACTTGTTGATGGTAGTCCCAAATCTGTTTCACTTTCTGCAATGGAAAAGCAATGGGATTCAACACTCCTTTTTCTCGTTATTATGTTTATTAGTATAACTATTACTATCACTAatttactataaatattaaTGTTATTATAATATCTCAACTTCTATTGCAGCCAATCCAAACTCATCTGGTCATGGACAAGGACAGCAACAATTCTCCAACCCTTCCAGCAGCCAAATGTTGCCAGAACAGCAACAAGCTCAACATCTTGATGCACAAAATTTTCAACATAACCAGCAGCAGTTACAACAGTTTTCTGTGCCCAATTcccaacagcagcagcagcaacaacagCAGCAGCATCAACAATTTCAGGCAATGCGTGCAGGCCTAGGAGGTGTGGGACATGTTAAGCTAGAGCCACAAACGACCAATGAGCAGGCCTCACAACAACAACTGCAAGCTTTGAGGACTCTGAGTTCAGTGAAGATGGAACCTCAGCAGCTACAAAGTATGAGAAGCTTAGGCACTGTCAAGATGGAACCCCAGCAATCAGATCCTTCTTTATTTTTACACCatcaacagcagcagcagctgcaACAACAACAGCTCCTCCTTTCCCGACAGTCCTCTCAGGCTGTTGCTGCCGCCCAGATTTTGCATCAACAGAGGCTTATGCAAattcagcagcagcagcagctgttAAAAGCTATGCCTCAGCAAAGATCTCCAttacaacaacagtttcaaCCACAGAACATGCCTGTTAGGTCCCCTGTAAAACCTGTTTATGAGCCTGGAATGTGTGCTCGGAGGCTGACACATTACATGTATCAGCAACAACACAGACCTGAAGTAAGATGTTTCTGTTGATTTGATTGCCTAAAGTCTCCTTTTCAATGCCTAAAGTAAGTTTTCATTTGATGATTTGGCATGACATTTTGTAGGACAACAGCATTGAGTTCTGGAGGAAATTTGTAGCTGAATATTTTGCACCCAATGCCAAGAAAAAGTGGTGCGTTTCAATGTATGGACCTGGTCGCCAAACTACTGGAGTTTTCCCTCAGGTGTGTTGGTTTTACTGGTCTAATGATGAATTTTACCTTTGCCTAGGCTATCTGAATCCAACTTGTGACATTATTGGTTCTTTGAACATTGTCACTAGGTTTGATGAATAACAAAAATTTTTTCTGAACTCAATCGTCAGCTAATCTCTttgaattatttataaaattatctgACCATAGCTTCTCAGCTTCTATAGCCATTGTTAATCTATTATTTTGAAGTTATATGCCCCTATCTTTCTATATGCAGGATGTTTGGCATTGTGAAATTTGCAATCGCAAGCCTGGTCGTGGATTTGGTGCGTACATGTCTAGGTTCTGCAACATTATTTGTTGGATGGTTTCCCCTGTGATAAATTGGTCTGCCCAGTCATCTCTGGGTTTTGTTTTGAAGAATCTATTTAAGAATGTCATTTTCACCCTCACCTACTTTGCATAAGTTTAGAATGGCATTATTATTGAGATGTAAAACAGACAGGAAAGAATTAGTATGATATCtaactacaaaaatttggtTTTTTACTACCAGAGGCAACTGTTGAGGTTTTGCCAAGactattcaaaataaaatatgaaagtgGAACTATAGAAGAATTGCTGTATGTTGATATGCCGCGAGAGTATCAGAATCCTGCAGGGCAAATTGTTCTGGACTACGCGAAAGCTATACAAGAGAGTGTCTTTGAGCAACTTCGTGTTGTTCGTGATGGTCAGCTACGAATTGTATTCTCTCCTGATCTCAAGGTTAGATATATGCTTCCGATCTTGCAGTTTGTTCTTTTCGTTTGTATATCtgtaaatcacattattttctGCTAATACTTTTGTCAGATATGCTCCTGGGAATTTTGTGCTCGGCGTCATGAAGAGCTTATCTCAAGAAGGTTGCTGATTCCTCAGGTTGACTTGTTGTCAtgtacataattttttttttctgaatacAGTTATATATCTGGATTCGTAAAATGTGCCATTCCTAACTTAATATATTTGAACTGCAGGTTAGCCAACTTGGCACTGCTGCCCAAAAGTACCAGGCTGCTACTCAAAATGCGTCAACTAGTGCCTCTTTTTCGGAGCTACAAAACAATTGCAACATGTGAGTTTG is part of the Salvia splendens isolate huo1 chromosome 6, SspV2, whole genome shotgun sequence genome and encodes:
- the LOC121807908 gene encoding transcriptional corepressor SEUSS-like — protein: MVPQGPPPPHGGAQPVPPSLLRSNSSLLGGQGGGMPSQNAFPSLVSPRNQFNNMNMLGNVPNVSSLLHQSFGNGGSSSGLSGPANPNSSGHGQGQQQFSNPSSSQMLPEQQQAQHLDAQNFQHNQQQLQQFSVPNSQQQQQQQQQQHQQFQAMRAGLGGVGHVKLEPQTTNEQASQQQLQALRTLSSVKMEPQQLQSMRSLGTVKMEPQQSDPSLFLHHQQQQQLQQQQLLLSRQSSQAVAAAQILHQQRLMQIQQQQQLLKAMPQQRSPLQQQFQPQNMPVRSPVKPVYEPGMCARRLTHYMYQQQHRPEDNSIEFWRKFVAEYFAPNAKKKWCVSMYGPGRQTTGVFPQDVWHCEICNRKPGRGFEATVEVLPRLFKIKYESGTIEELLYVDMPREYQNPAGQIVLDYAKAIQESVFEQLRVVRDGQLRIVFSPDLKICSWEFCARRHEELISRRLLIPQVSQLGTAAQKYQAATQNASTSASFSELQNNCNMFVSSARQLAKALEVPLVNDLGYTKRYVRCLQISEVVNSMKDLIDYSRETGSGPMESLAKFPRRTNHSPGFQGQQPPQPDSQLQQQQQQTGQNSNNDSSAAAAATLASAAGTPGVNNPANSATATASTSTIVGLLHQNSMNSRQQNPMSGINSPYGGNSVQMPSPGSANTMPQSQPPLSTFHSSTLPTSNNQQLASHGPLSGGHVNSVSSPNISMPQPTLSGDADANDSQSSVQKIIHDMMMSSQLGGGGMGMTGGDVKNVNGMFSTGSNGSVSGGNILVGTGVANGNPGTGVSGFGSMGNGLGQSAMVNGIRAALANNSLSMNGRVAMAMAREQGMNSQQQDMSNQLLAGGLSAVNGFNNLQFDWKASP